A DNA window from Prosthecobacter debontii contains the following coding sequences:
- a CDS encoding sulfatase, translated as MRSLLFTGLLSLFGGLTVQGRDRPNIVFILADDLGGHDVGCYGSTFHPTPHIDALAKKGLLFTQAYSASPLCSPTRASILTGQAPARLGITAPVCHVPEVILEKRLVKANPTAKIRVADSVTRLKTEYPTLAEVLRAAGYRTGHFGKWHLGPEPYSPLQQGFEVDLPHTPGPGPGGGNGYFAPWTYWKGQGQPGDHIEDRMAEEAVKFMRAHRDEPFFLNYWAFSVHSPWMAKEEYIDEAASRADAEAGQHNPLYAAMIRSLDDAVGRLTDGLEELGIADRTLVIFTSDNGAWHNVPKEATKSGRYSKIPVTSNAPFRSGKASIYEGGTRVPLIMRWPGHISAGATTEQVVQSTDFFPTLLELLTLPWPNELRFDGVSFASALKGAVSPREPVFCHFPHGGRSDIEGFAPSTSVRRGDWKLIRFYAADELGKDRLELYDLKSDVGEQHDVSRSHLELVQELNGQITDYLQKTEAVVPVANPGYRPKATVGQRQVGIWSHSQDTRFPPATEAAMLSLESLGGDPWMATTALPTGTKGPFILRLTLRGDAKGNGVLYYRRTAQEPFLKERSLPVYAALSSDWQKHEVKIPVQELHALRLDPANGKGNVQIQSLTLHDGQGHLIRDLLQNPQAP; from the coding sequence ATGCGCAGTTTGCTTTTCACCGGGCTTCTCAGCCTCTTCGGGGGCCTAACCGTACAAGGACGGGATCGGCCTAACATTGTATTCATTTTGGCCGATGACCTGGGCGGGCATGATGTGGGTTGTTACGGTAGCACCTTTCATCCCACACCGCATATCGATGCTCTGGCGAAAAAAGGTCTGCTGTTCACGCAGGCGTATTCGGCCAGTCCATTGTGCTCACCCACGCGGGCCAGTATTCTGACGGGGCAGGCTCCGGCACGGCTTGGCATCACGGCACCGGTTTGCCATGTGCCCGAGGTGATCCTGGAGAAACGGTTGGTGAAAGCCAATCCAACCGCGAAGATACGGGTGGCGGACTCTGTCACCCGGCTGAAGACTGAGTATCCGACCTTGGCAGAGGTGCTCCGGGCAGCAGGCTATCGCACCGGACATTTTGGCAAATGGCACCTGGGGCCGGAGCCTTACTCGCCGCTGCAGCAGGGCTTCGAGGTGGATCTTCCTCACACACCGGGGCCAGGGCCGGGCGGAGGCAACGGTTACTTCGCCCCCTGGACCTATTGGAAAGGACAAGGTCAGCCGGGAGATCACATTGAGGATCGTATGGCGGAGGAGGCCGTGAAGTTTATGCGAGCGCATCGGGATGAACCATTCTTTCTTAATTACTGGGCCTTCAGCGTGCATTCACCCTGGATGGCTAAGGAGGAGTATATCGATGAAGCAGCCTCACGTGCCGATGCCGAGGCTGGCCAGCACAATCCTCTCTATGCGGCCATGATTCGCAGCCTGGATGATGCCGTGGGGAGGCTGACCGATGGCTTGGAGGAGCTGGGCATTGCCGATCGCACCCTGGTCATCTTCACCAGTGACAATGGGGCTTGGCACAATGTGCCCAAGGAAGCGACCAAGAGTGGCCGCTACAGCAAGATACCTGTGACCAGCAATGCTCCCTTTCGCAGTGGCAAAGCCAGCATCTATGAAGGTGGCACGCGGGTGCCGCTGATCATGCGCTGGCCAGGCCACATCTCGGCAGGCGCTACGACGGAGCAGGTGGTGCAGAGCACGGATTTCTTTCCGACCCTGCTGGAACTTTTAACGCTGCCTTGGCCTAACGAACTGCGTTTCGATGGTGTGAGTTTCGCCTCAGCGTTGAAGGGCGCCGTCAGCCCACGTGAGCCGGTTTTCTGCCATTTTCCGCATGGTGGACGCAGTGATATCGAGGGCTTTGCCCCCAGCACGTCTGTCCGGCGCGGAGATTGGAAACTCATTCGCTTTTATGCGGCGGATGAGCTGGGTAAAGATCGCTTGGAACTGTATGATCTCAAAAGCGATGTGGGTGAGCAGCACGACGTGAGTCGCAGCCATCTTGAACTCGTGCAGGAACTCAATGGCCAGATCACCGATTATCTCCAGAAGACGGAAGCCGTGGTGCCGGTGGCCAATCCGGGTTATCGGCCCAAGGCCACGGTGGGCCAGCGGCAGGTCGGCATCTGGAGCCATAGCCAGGACACCCGTTTTCCACCCGCGACTGAGGCGGCAATGCTGTCGCTGGAGAGCCTTGGGGGCGATCCATGGATGGCCACGACGGCGCTCCCTACCGGTACGAAAGGCCCCTTCATCCTGCGCCTGACTCTTCGTGGCGATGCCAAGGGCAATGGCGTGCTGTATTACCGCCGCACGGCGCAAGAGCCTTTTCTGAAGGAGCGCAGCCTGCCCGTGTATGCTGCGCTCAGCTCAGACTGGCAGAAGCACGAGGTGAAGATCCCCGTGCAGGAACTGCATGCCCTGCGGCTGGACCCTGCCAATGGCAAGGGAAACGTGCAGATCCAGTCCTTGACCCTGCATGATGGTCAGGGCCATTTGATCCGAGACCTGCTCCAGAATCCGCAAGCTCCATGA